From the genome of Sphingobacterium sp. UGAL515B_05:
TAGCGAAGGTGAAGGAAGTTGGAATTGGCCCGCCATCTTTCACATTTTGTGAATAAATGTGCCATCCATTTTGGATTGTAGCTTTTACATAAACTACAGCTTCTTTATTATTTAACTTTTTGCTGGCCACAGTCCATTTTACAGGTTTGTGAATCTGAGCGAATGCTCCCGTAACTGCAAAAATTACTGCAGTCATTAACAGTATTAACTTTTTCATCCGAATTTAATTTGTTCTTTTCCTTTTCTGCTACAATGATTGCAGTGTGTTATTGTCTTTGATGCTTCGTGTGAATAAAGGTTTAATCACGCTATTGACAAATTTAGAACAAAGGTTTGACAATTCTAAAATGGGCTATCCTTTTTTTGTAAAGATTAGGTAATAAGATGTGTAATTTCTTTGATATCAAATTCGCGAAGGGTGTCTTCCAGGAGAACGCATAGTTTCCCCTCGCCAGATACCCGTTGAATGATACCGGTTTTCTTGATGCCATCGATAAGAAATGGCTTTTCTTCGCCTTTCCAGAACAATAATTCGTTGTATCGGCTTAGCTGATGTTTTGGGCCTTGATCGTGAAGTATCTGATACTCTTGTTGGATAGCCTGAAACAATTCATGCGCGAGGTCCCTAATGTTGTAGTCTTCTCTGCCGGTTAAGCTCGCAAGCGAGGTTATTGTTGTTGCTGTGTCAAAATTAATTTGATTAATATTGACGCCGATGCCTATAATCGATGCCTCGATTTTACTGCCTTTTAATTTATTTTCTATTAAAATGCCTGTGATTTTCTTTGAGTTGACGTAAATATCATTTGGCCATTTCACTGTTACGGCTTGCTCTGTTTTGCGTTTTAACCAATTGACTGTCGCGATGGCGATTGTGGCTGAAAGTGCGAATTGCTGCGCTAACGGAAGGAAATGAGGCTTTAACAGGATCGATGTTGTTAGGTTTTTTCCTCGTTCACTCACCCAGGAACTTCCTCGCTGCCCCTTGCCTTGGAATTGTTCTTCTGCTAAAATGGCAGTTCCTTCTGCTAGTGGCTTGAAATTTGACAATAATTCCCTGAGATAATCGTTTGTAGAGGCGACTTTGTCAAGATATATTGTATTTTGACCGATGATAAGTCCCGAAATATTGTTATTTTGCAAACTGAAAGTATTAAATAAATATTAAGTCAAAACTATCATATTTTTTAATGAGTAAAAATAAAAGTTCAGAATTGTCCCAACGTCTATCAGAAATTATCGTTTACGGTATGCAAGAAAAGAAAGCAAACGAGATCGTTCGCTTGGATTTAAGAGATCTTCACAGTTCTGTTTCTGATTATTTTGTGATTTGTCATGCCGATTCTAATATTCAGGTCAATGCGATAGCAAAGAGTGTAGAGGAAGAGGTCTATAAGGCATTTGGTCAAGAACCCCAATTTAAAGAAGGACAATCAAATGGAGAATGGTTGATTTTGGATTTTGTGGATGTGGTTGTACATATCTTTAAGACCGAAAAAAGAGCGCATTATGGTATCGAAGATTTATGGGGAGATGCAGAGATCCAGCATTTCCAAAGCGCTTAATTGCCTTCAATAAAATAATTTATAAAGAAAATATAATTACGATATAATGAAAAAAATCCCGAGTAGTAAGGTGACCCCAAAACCACCAAAATTCAATTTTGTGTGGCTTATGATTGCCGTGTTGTTAGGTTTTTTTGCCTTACAATATGTTATAGGAGAGAACCCGGCTAAGGAAGTTAGCTATAGCGATTTTGAGACACGCATGTTAAATAAGGGCTCTGTTGAGCGCCTTGTTGCCTACAAGAAGAATGATCTTGTGGAGGTTGAGGTGTATCTGAAAAAGGGCTGGAAAGATAATCCAAGTTTTAAGGATGCTACAAAAACTGCTGATCCACTTCCAAGTTTATCCGGTCAAGAAGATAAGGGACCACAATATATTTTTAAGGATGCCTCTCCCGATGTTTTGGAGAAAAAGCTAGCTGCTTCGCAAGCGGATTTGGCGCCTGGTACACCGAAGGTCCAATTAACTTATGACGATCGTTCCAACCCTTGGGCAAGCTGGTTTGTTACGTTTATGTTGCCATTGTTGGTGTTGGCTGCGATCTGGATTTTCTTGATGCGCCGTATGGGTGGCGGTGCCGGCGGTGGTGGTGGCGCTATCTTCAATATTGGTAAGTCAAAGGCTCAGCTATTTGATAAAGAGTCTCAGATCAATATTACATTCAATGATGTTGCTGGTCTTGAAGAGGCAAAACAAGAAGTGATGGAAATTGTGGATTTCTTAAAAAATCCACGGAAGTATACGAATCTTGGTGGTAAAATTCCAAAAGGAGCTTTACTTGTAGGGCCTCCGGGGACTGGTAAGACTTTATTAGCCAAAGCTGTAGCCGGAGAGGCTCAAGTGCCATTTTTCTCACTTTCGGGATCCGACTTTGTTGAAATGTTTGTGGGGGTTGGTGCATCACGTGTTCGTGACTTGTTTAAACAGGCGAAAGAGAAAGCTCCTTGTATTATCTTTATCGATGAGATTGACGCTATTGGTCGTGCTCGTGGTAAAAACTCGATGATGGGAGGTAATGACGAACGTGAAAATACATTGAACCAATTATTGGTGGAGATGGATGGTTTTGGTACTGATTCGGGGGTTATTATTTTAGCCGCGACGAACCGTATTGATGTACTGGATACAGCTTTGTTGCGTCCCGGACGTTTTGACCGTCAAATTTCGATCGATAAACCAGATTTGATTGGGCGCGAGCAAATTTTTAAAGTGCATTTAAAGCCGTTGAAGTTATCGGCTGAGGTCGATGCAAAAAAATTATCGGCACAGACACCAGGTTTTGCCGGTGCTGAAATTGCCAATGTATGTAATGAGGCAGCGCTTATCGCTGCCCGTAAAAATAAGCCCGAGATTGACATGCAAGATTTTCAAGATGCAGTTGATCGTGTGATCGGGGGGCTGGAGAAGAAGAATAAAATCATTTCCCCTGAGGAAAAACGCATTGTTGCTTATCACGAGGCTGGGCACGCTATTGCAGGCTGGTTTTTAGAGCACGCCGATCCTTTGGTGAAAGTGTCTATTGTACCTCGTGGTGTTGCTGCTTTGGGTTATGCACAATATCTTCCCCGTGAGCAGTTCTTATATACGACAGAGCAACTGATAGACAGTTTATGTATGACTATGGGGGGGCGTGTCGCTGAGGATATTACTTTTGGAAGAATTTCAACAGGTGCTCAGAATGACTTAGAACGCATCACGCAGCTTTCTTATGCAATGATCGCGATCTACGGTATGAATGATAAAGTTGGAAATGTTTCTTTCAGAGATAGCTCAGAAGCATCTTTCCAAAAACCATATTCTGACAAAACGGCAGAATTGATTGATGCGGAGGTGCGCAACTTGATTAATGACGTCTATGCACGTACCAAGCAATTATTGTTGGACAAACGTGAAGGTCTGATCAAAATCGCGGAGAAGCTATTGGAAAAAGAAATTCTTTTTCAGTCCGATCTAGAAGAGATTTTAGGCAAACGTCCATTTGAAACCAAAACTACGTACGAGGAGTTTGTGAATGGTGCTGATGGAGGCGGAGTACCTCAGACTGATTTACCGTTGGATGTTCATCCAGATGAAGCCAGATCCAACGAAGCGAGTAGTTCGGAAACTCCGTCAAATAACTTGAATTAATTTGAATATTGCAGCGCTGGAGCCATCTAGCGCTGCATTTATATCTTACTGCGCCATGAACGTGAAGAACGCAACTGCGAAGGAAGTAATGTTAAAACGGATACGTCAGGCATTACTACAAAAAAACGATAATCCACATCCAAATTTTAAGGAAACAGCACTTTATAAAGAAGAGGATGAGCTGGTTGATATTGTTTTTGTGCGTGAATTGACCGCTGCGGGGGGTAAGTTTCTGTATTGTGATGGTGAGATCGGCCTCATTGAAAACCTGATTTCTTTGACCGAAGTGAATGAGATTAAAAATATATATGCCTGGGAACAAGGGATTCAAAATCTACTCAGCCCTTATGGTTTTCCTTTTTTGAAAACGGAGAAAGATTTTGAATTGGCAAATGCCAGTATCACATCTTGTGAGGCCCTAATTGCGCGTAATGGTAGCGTTATGGTCAGTAATGCAAATGCTTCTGGGCGCAGGTTGAGTATATATCCCCCAATTCATATTGTTATAGCCAAAGCTTCACAATTGGTTTGGGATTTGAAAGATGCTTTGGCTTATATGCAGAAGCGTTACGGTCAGGAAATACCCACGATGATATCTACCGTGACCGGGCCCTCCAGGACGGCTGATATAGAAAAAAGATTGGTATTGGGAGCACACGGGCCAAAAGAACTTTACGTTTTACTTTTAGAGGATCGATTCTAGGAATTACTATGCTATTATTTTATTTAACAGAGATGCCTGTTGCGAGTATTATTTTCTTTTTTACAATCGCTACCAGTATCTATACATTTTCACATGAGCAGCTTTACGGCAAGCTGATGCTACATCCATATAGTATCGCACGTAATCAAAATGTGTATACTATTCTGACAAGTGGTTTTATCCATAAAGACTGGGGGCATTTGTTGTTTAATATGCTCACCTTTTATTATTTTGGTTTTGGTTTAGAACGTATACTTGCAGACGCTAGTCCTTATGGACATCTTTTATTTGCTGTAATCTATATCGGTAGTTTAATCCTGAGTGATATCCCAACGATCATTCAGCAAAAAAATAATCGGGGTTACCATAGTTTGGGAGCTTCAGGTGCTATCTGTGCGGTCCTGTTCAGCTACATTCTTTTTGATCCGAAAGTGACCATTGGTGTGATGATGATTATACCTATGCCGGCTTACTTATTTGCGTTTTTGTTTTTGGCTTACTGCGTGTGGGCATCAAAAAAAGGGCAGGATGGTATCAATCATGATGCCCATTTCTTTGGTGCATTGTCCGGGCTGATTCTGACAATTCTCTGTTTTCCCTGGGTTATTAAACATTGTCTGGCCCAGTTCTAAAATTTTCCGCCCCAGGTTTCCCGGTCTAAATTTCTGTATTGGATCGCTTCAGCCAGATGATGGTTCTCGATCGTTTCGCTGCGTTCCATATCAGCAATTGTGCGTGCAACTTTCAGTATTCTATCGTATGCTCTCGCCGATAGGCTAAGACGTTCAATCGCAGTTTTCAGCAATTTTCTCCCGGACTCATCAATTTGACATATTTCTCGCGTTAATTGGGTGCTCATTTGTGCATTACAATGGATGTCGGAAAAGTCACTAAAACGTTGTTTCTGGATTTCACGTGTTTGAATGACCCGATTTCGTACAGTACGGCTGTCTTCGGTGGCACGGGTCGTGCTCAGTTCGTCAAATAATACCGGTGTAACCTCGATATGCAGGTCGATCCGGTCTAAAAGTGGTCCGGATATTTTACTTAGGTAGCGTTGAACAGTGTTTGTGCCACATATGCACTCCTTTTCGGGATGATTGAAATAACCACAGGGACAGGGATTCATAGCGGCAATCAGCATAAAACTCGCCGGATAATCCACGGTCAGCTTAGCTCTTGATATGGTGATCTGACGTGATTCAAGAGGCTGTCGCATGACCTCGAGTACACTGCGTTTAAATTCAGGTAATTCATCCAGAAACAGTACGCCATGATGCGATAAAGAAATCTCCCCTGGTAATGGATTGGAGCCTCCTCCTACCATAGCCACATCGGATATTGTATGATGCGGAGAACGAAAAGGTCGTGCCGTCAAAAGAGCGTCCTTGGCTTTTAGGTGTCCGGATACAGAGTGTATTTTGGTGGTTTCCAACGATTCATTTATAGTAAGCGGGGGAAGAACCGTCGGTAGTCTTTTTGCCAACATTGTTTTTCCGGCACCGGGCGGACCTATTAAAATAAGATTATGGCCACCTGCCGCTGCAATTTCCAGTGCTCTTTTGATATTTTCCTGCCCTTGAACATCTGAAAAATCGACATCATAATTCGTTGTATTGGCCTGAAAGAAAGTTTGAATATCAACTTTTGTTGGTGCAATTTTCAGTTTATTATTTAGGAATTCAACCACCTGGGTGAGGTTTTCGACTCCGATTACGTCAATCCCCGTAACAATAGCGGCTTCTTTAGCGTTCGCTTGTGGCAATATGAGGCCCTTAAAGCCTTCTTTTCGGGCTTGTAATGCGATGGGTAAAACACCGCGGATGGGCTTAATGCTACCGTCTAAGGATAATTCCCCTAAAATAAGATAATCTTCCAGAAGATTATTTATAATTTGTCCGGAGGAAGCTAATATGCCGACTGCTATGGATAAGTCATAACTAGAGCCTTCTTTGCGGATGTCTGCAGGTGCCAAGTTGACAACAATCTTTTGGCGCGGCATGTGAAGTTGACAGGAAGTAATGGCACTTTCGATACGTCTTAAGCTTTCTTTGACGGCATTGTCAGGAAGCCCTACAATATAATAATGCAGGCCCGTAGATACGATTACCTCAACGGTAATTGTGCAGGCATTGATGCCATATACAGCACTGCAATAGGTTTTATTTAGCATAATTTTTATAATGGGTTGATTTAAAGATACTAAAAAAGTAAACGCGTTAATAATTGTTTGGGGAATTATTGAGAGTCAATCGAAATTTATCAAAAATTGATTATATTGGAAAAGGTAGATTCTTGTAAATAATGGATTAAATGCAGGGTTTGGCAAACGATTTGCTTTGTTAATTGTATTATTATCGAGGACTAGATTCATCGTAATAGAATTAGAACTTTAAACGAAAAAGAAATGAATGACACAAGTAAAGTAGCTTTGGCGTTGTTAGCAGGTCTTGCTGCGGGTGCAGCTTTGGGAGTTTTGTTTGCTCCGGACAAGGGATCGGATACGAGAGATAAAATCAATGATTCGTTGAGCGATTTAAGTGATGCTATTCGTGAGAGAGCGGAAGAACAATTTGATCAATTGAATGATTTTAAAGAAAAGATTGTTTCTACATTGAAAGGGAAATTAAATCAGACCGAAGAAGTGCTGGATGATGATATCATCGAACATGCATAGTTCGCAGATTATTCGTATGGATAATTGCTTTAGAATACATATCATCAGGCTATTTCTAGGATAGATTTTACGACAACACCTTTCTTTTAGGATAGAGGATTGAAGTTGCCGGCGTTGAGCCGAACAGGATTCGTTTTGTAAACTAGACACTGAAATAGCCTGAATAATTTTAAGATGCATGGAAGAAGAAAAATTTTCACTTAGCGGTACTTTTCAAAAAACCAAAGAGTACATTGACTCCCAGTTTAAGCTTGTCAAATTAAAGACAATTGAGCGTTCTTCTCGATTGATAGCTAGCCTTGTGGTTGATGCGACAAAGCTGATATTCACGTTATTTGTCCTGTTTTTTTTATGCTTGGCACTAGGTTTTTGGCTGGGAGAACTACTGGGAAGTTATTCCTTGGGTTTTTTGGCTACGGCGGGTATTTTCTTAGTGATTATTGTCGTAATACGGGTTTTTGAGCCGATGTTAGAGTCCAAATTTATGGATCTTTCTATCCGCCGTTTTTTGGCTAAATGGAACGATGAGATTGAGGAGGAGGAAGAAGATTTACATAAGGAAAAACTTGATAGAGAAAGGGCTACAAATGAGCAATAAACATACTAAAATACGTAATCTACACGAGCTTAAAGCTGAGATTTCCCGTTTGAAAGCCTTAAAGAATGAGCAAGAAGTCTATCTTAAGACTCAATTTACCTTGCTCAACAATAAAATAGAGGCTCCAATACGTTTTTTCAATACACTAAAAGATAATATACCGGGGGTAAATATTGTCCAGCAGCTGTTCTCTAAAAGTAGCAATCCAGATTCCGATTGGTTAACAAAGACCTTACGTATCGGCGTGCCTTTTGTTATGAATAGGTTGTTCCTAAAAAATACCGGTGTTTTCAAGAAAGCATTGATGTTGCTGTTGTCAGAGCGTGCTGTAGGCCAGATCAATCAAGATAAAATCAGTGGTCTCCTCAGCAAGTTAACAAAATTTATCCGTCCCAAAAAGAAGAAAAATAAAGCTGCTCAAGCAGAAAATACGATCATCAAGGATGAGGTCAACGAGTACGGAATTCCTTCGTATAGCGAAACCTACTAATGCGATCGCTTATTCGGAAGCATTTGCTTCTTTTTTCAAAAAATCCGCATAAGCTAGTTGGATGCCTTTCCGAAGGTTAATTTGGTGTTTCCAACCCAGAGCATGTAGTTTTGAGACATCCATGAGCTTTCGTGGTGTTCCGTCAGGTTTTGAACTGTCGAAGGAAATAGTTCCCTTGTATCCA
Proteins encoded in this window:
- a CDS encoding biotin--[acetyl-CoA-carboxylase] ligase produces the protein MQNNNISGLIIGQNTIYLDKVASTNDYLRELLSNFKPLAEGTAILAEEQFQGKGQRGSSWVSERGKNLTTSILLKPHFLPLAQQFALSATIAIATVNWLKRKTEQAVTVKWPNDIYVNSKKITGILIENKLKGSKIEASIIGIGVNINQINFDTATTITSLASLTGREDYNIRDLAHELFQAIQQEYQILHDQGPKHQLSRYNELLFWKGEEKPFLIDGIKKTGIIQRVSGEGKLCVLLEDTLREFDIKEITHLIT
- the rsfS gene encoding ribosome silencing factor, coding for MSKNKSSELSQRLSEIIVYGMQEKKANEIVRLDLRDLHSSVSDYFVICHADSNIQVNAIAKSVEEEVYKAFGQEPQFKEGQSNGEWLILDFVDVVVHIFKTEKRAHYGIEDLWGDAEIQHFQSA
- the ftsH gene encoding ATP-dependent zinc metalloprotease FtsH, which gives rise to MKKIPSSKVTPKPPKFNFVWLMIAVLLGFFALQYVIGENPAKEVSYSDFETRMLNKGSVERLVAYKKNDLVEVEVYLKKGWKDNPSFKDATKTADPLPSLSGQEDKGPQYIFKDASPDVLEKKLAASQADLAPGTPKVQLTYDDRSNPWASWFVTFMLPLLVLAAIWIFLMRRMGGGAGGGGGAIFNIGKSKAQLFDKESQINITFNDVAGLEEAKQEVMEIVDFLKNPRKYTNLGGKIPKGALLVGPPGTGKTLLAKAVAGEAQVPFFSLSGSDFVEMFVGVGASRVRDLFKQAKEKAPCIIFIDEIDAIGRARGKNSMMGGNDERENTLNQLLVEMDGFGTDSGVIILAATNRIDVLDTALLRPGRFDRQISIDKPDLIGREQIFKVHLKPLKLSAEVDAKKLSAQTPGFAGAEIANVCNEAALIAARKNKPEIDMQDFQDAVDRVIGGLEKKNKIISPEEKRIVAYHEAGHAIAGWFLEHADPLVKVSIVPRGVAALGYAQYLPREQFLYTTEQLIDSLCMTMGGRVAEDITFGRISTGAQNDLERITQLSYAMIAIYGMNDKVGNVSFRDSSEASFQKPYSDKTAELIDAEVRNLINDVYARTKQLLLDKREGLIKIAEKLLEKEILFQSDLEEILGKRPFETKTTYEEFVNGADGGGVPQTDLPLDVHPDEARSNEASSSETPSNNLN
- a CDS encoding lactate utilization protein, which encodes MNVKNATAKEVMLKRIRQALLQKNDNPHPNFKETALYKEEDELVDIVFVRELTAAGGKFLYCDGEIGLIENLISLTEVNEIKNIYAWEQGIQNLLSPYGFPFLKTEKDFELANASITSCEALIARNGSVMVSNANASGRRLSIYPPIHIVIAKASQLVWDLKDALAYMQKRYGQEIPTMISTVTGPSRTADIEKRLVLGAHGPKELYVLLLEDRF
- a CDS encoding rhomboid family intramembrane serine protease — translated: MLLFYLTEMPVASIIFFFTIATSIYTFSHEQLYGKLMLHPYSIARNQNVYTILTSGFIHKDWGHLLFNMLTFYYFGFGLERILADASPYGHLLFAVIYIGSLILSDIPTIIQQKNNRGYHSLGASGAICAVLFSYILFDPKVTIGVMMIIPMPAYLFAFLFLAYCVWASKKGQDGINHDAHFFGALSGLILTILCFPWVIKHCLAQF
- a CDS encoding YifB family Mg chelatase-like AAA ATPase, which encodes MLNKTYCSAVYGINACTITVEVIVSTGLHYYIVGLPDNAVKESLRRIESAITSCQLHMPRQKIVVNLAPADIRKEGSSYDLSIAVGILASSGQIINNLLEDYLILGELSLDGSIKPIRGVLPIALQARKEGFKGLILPQANAKEAAIVTGIDVIGVENLTQVVEFLNNKLKIAPTKVDIQTFFQANTTNYDVDFSDVQGQENIKRALEIAAAGGHNLILIGPPGAGKTMLAKRLPTVLPPLTINESLETTKIHSVSGHLKAKDALLTARPFRSPHHTISDVAMVGGGSNPLPGEISLSHHGVLFLDELPEFKRSVLEVMRQPLESRQITISRAKLTVDYPASFMLIAAMNPCPCGYFNHPEKECICGTNTVQRYLSKISGPLLDRIDLHIEVTPVLFDELSTTRATEDSRTVRNRVIQTREIQKQRFSDFSDIHCNAQMSTQLTREICQIDESGRKLLKTAIERLSLSARAYDRILKVARTIADMERSETIENHHLAEAIQYRNLDRETWGGKF
- a CDS encoding YtxH domain-containing protein; translated protein: MNDTSKVALALLAGLAAGAALGVLFAPDKGSDTRDKINDSLSDLSDAIRERAEEQFDQLNDFKEKIVSTLKGKLNQTEEVLDDDIIEHA